The Saccopteryx leptura isolate mSacLep1 chromosome 2, mSacLep1_pri_phased_curated, whole genome shotgun sequence genome has a window encoding:
- the TMEM101 gene encoding transmembrane protein 101 produces MAAKVGSRRWILQLLMQLGSVLLTRCPFWGCFSQLMLYAERAEARRKPDIPVPYLYFDMGAAVLCASFMSFGVKRRWFALGAALQLAISTYAAYIGGYVHYGDWLKVRMYSRTVAIIGGFLVLASGAGELYRRKPRSRSLQSTGQVFLGIYLICVAYSLQHSKEDRLAYMNRLPGGELMIQLFFVLYGILALAFLSGYYVTLAAQILAVLLPPVMLLIDGNVAYWHNTRRVEFWNQMKLLGESVGIFGATVILATDG; encoded by the exons ATGGCGGCGAAGGTGGGTTCACGACGTTGGATCCTGCAGTTGCTCATGCAGTTGGGCTCGGTGTTGCTCACAcgctgccccttctggggctgcttCAGCCAGCTTATGCTGTACGCCGAGAGGGCAGAGGCGCGCCG GAAGCCCGACATCCCCGTACCCTATCTGTACTTCGACATGGGGGCGGCCGTGCTTTGCGCTAGCTTCATGTCTTTTGGAGTGAAGCGGCGCTGGTTCGCGCTAGGGGCCGCACTACAGCTGGCTATTAGCACCTACGCCGCCTACATCGGGGGCTATGTCCACTACGGGGACTGGCTGAAG GTCCGCATGTACTCACGTACAGTTGCCATCATCGGTGGCTTTCTCGTGCTGGCTAGCGGTGCTGGGGAGCTCTACCGTCGGAAACCCCGCAGTCGTTCCCTCCAGTCTACCGGCCAGGTCTTCCTGGGCATCTACCTCATCTGTGTG GCCTACTCACTGCAGCACAGCAAGGAGGACCGGCTTGCGTATATGAACCGTCTCCCAGGGGGGGAGCTCATGATCCAGCTGTTCTTCGTGCTGTATggcatcctggccctggccttcCTGTCTGGCTACTACGTGACCCTGGCCGCTCAGATCCTGGCTGTACTGCTGCCCCCGGTCATGCTGCTCATTGATGGCAATGTTGCCTACTGGCACAACACACGGCGCGTTGAGTTCTGGAACCAGATGAAGCTCCTTGGAGAGAGTGTGGGCATCTTTGGGGCCACTGTCATCCTGGCCACTGATGGCTGA
- the NAGS gene encoding N-acetylglutamate synthase, mitochondrial has product MAMMRLAWAVHATAAAGRLCSPRGTGGTRKLSSGTRRCAARGASPGRRLSTARVPAQPALEEAVGTENDTDSPEAKEPPWIPPPAPLAPPGSPSGRSLVQRDIQAFLNQCGASPGEAHHWLTQFQTYHHSADKPFAVIEVEEEVLKCQQGVSSLAFALAFLHRMDMKPLVVLGLPAPTAPSGCLSFWEAKAQLAQSCKVLVDALRHNAATAVPFFGGGSVLGAAEPAPHASYGGIVSVETDLLQWCLESGSIPILCPIGETTARRSVLLDSTEVTAALAKELQPIKIIFLNTSGGLRDSSHKVLSNVNLPTDLDLVTNAEWVSTKERQQIRRIVDVLSRLPRYSSAAITNASALLTELFSNKGSGTLFKNVERMLRVCSLDSLDKGRLVNLVNTSFGKKLRDDYLTSLRPRLHSVYVSEGYNAAAILTTEPVLGGTPYLDKFVVSSSRQGQGSGQMLWECLRRDLHTLFWRSRVTNPINPWYFKHSDGSFSNKQWIFFWFGLADIRDSYELVNHAKGLPDSFCKPASDPGS; this is encoded by the exons ATGGCGATGATGCGGCTGGCCTGGGCTGTGCATGCCACCGCTGCTGCTGGAAGGCTGTGCAGTCCCAGAGGCACTGGGGGCACCCGAAAGCTGAGCAGCGGCACCCGCCGATGCGCAGCGAGGGGCGCCAGCCCGGGGCGCCGACTCAGCACCGCCAGGGTGCCCGCCCAGCCGGCACTAGAAGAGGCCGTGGGTACCGAGAATGATACGGACTCGCCTGAAGCCAAGGAGCCGCCATGGATACCACCCCCCGCACCCCTTGCACCCCCGGGGTCCCCAAGCGGCCGTTCGCTGGTGCAGCGGGACATCCAGGCCTTCTTGAATCAGTGCGGAGCCAGTCCCGGGGAGGCGCACCACTGGCTCACGCAGTTCCAGACCTACCACCACTCCGCGGACAAACCCTTCGCGGTCATCGAG gtggaggaggaggtgctcAAGTGCCAGCAGGGTGTATCCAGCCTGGCCTTCGCACTGGCCTTCCTGCATCGCATGGACATGAAGCCCTTGGTGGTTCTGGGGTTGCCGGCTCCCACGGCGCCCTCCGGCTGTCTTTCCTTCTGGGAGGCCAAGGCACAGCTTGCCCAGAGTTGCAAGGTGCTGGTGGACGCACTGCGGCACAATGCAGCCACAGCTGTGCCATTTTTTGGTGGTGGGTCGGTGCTGGGCGCCGCTGAGCCAGCACCCCATGCCAG CTACGGGGGCATTGTCTCCGTGGAGACTGACCTGCTACAGTGGTGCCTGGAGTCGGGCAGCATCCCCATCCTGTGCCCCATTGGGGAGACGACTGCGCGCCGCTCCGTGCTCCTGGACTCTACGGAGGTGACCGCAGCGCTGGCCAAGGAGCTGCAGCCTATCAAAATCATCTTCCTCAACACCTCAGGCGGCCTGCGCGACAGCAGTCACAAG GTCCTGAGTAACGTGAACCTGCCCACTGATCTGGACCTCGTGACCAATGCGGAGTGGGTGAGCACCAAGGAACGGCAGCAGATTCGGCGCATCGTGGACGTGCTCAGCCGCCTGCCTCGCTACTCCTCAGCGGCCATCACCAATGCCAGCGCACTGCTCACCGAGCTCTTCAGCAACAAGG GGTCCGGGACCCTGTTCAAGAACGTGGAGCGGATGCTGCGAGTGTGCAGCCTGGACAGCCTGGACAAGGGCCGCCTGGTGAATCTTGTCAACACCAGCTTCGGCAAGAAGCTCCGCGACGACTACTTAACCTCGCTACGCCCGCGGCTGCACTCCGTCTACGTCTCTGAGGG ATACAATGCTGCCGCCATTCTGACCACGGAGCCCGTACTGGGGGGCACCCCTTATCTGGACAAGTTTGTGGTGAGCTCCAGCCGCCAGGGCCAAGGCTCCGGCCAGATGCTGTGGGAGTGTCTGCGTCGGGACCTGCATACGCTTTTCTGGCGCTCCCGAGTAACTAACCCCATCAATCCCTG GTACTTCAAACACAGTGATGGAAGCTTTTCCAACAAGCAGTGGATCTTCTTCTGGTTTGGCCTGGCCGATATCCGAGACTCCTATGAGCTGGTCAATCATGCCAAGGGGCTGCCAGACTCCTTTTGCAAGCCAGCTTCTGACCCAGGCAGCTGA